The DNA region GGATTAAACAAGGTGATCTTGAGTTTATCAATAAGCTTAGTCCTAATGATGAAATTAATCCGGACAACTTTCGTGAAAAGCTTGAAAATCTAGATAAATATCTGCATCCAAAAGACAATACTGTCTGTTGAAAGGAGTAAAGAATATGTCTTCAGGTTTAACGGAAGCTGAGATTTCATTCATAAGTATTACAAGTGAAATTCTACAGAATGTTGCTCAAAATGATAATGCATTCTATCGAGCAGTTTTCGTCTGCTCCATCCCCCGCTGGCTTAACAGAGACGTTATAGCGGGTATGTGCATCCCTGAGGTAGAAGAGTTTTCAGCTGAAGAAATATTGGAAAAGGTTCAATCTCTCCCTTTTTGCCAATCGCACTCAACTCGACAATCTACCTGGGTATTAAATCCATTATTTCGAGATTATTTGATTAACAATCAATCAAACACTGAGCAGAAAAAATTACACTCACGAGCAGCGACAGTCTTCAAGCAGTTGTTAGATGCAAAAAGACTGAGTAGTGAGAAGAAGTTTCAAGACTTGGACTGGCAAGAGATTGCCACGGAATGGGTATATCATCTCTTGCACGTTAACCCCGATGAAGGGCTAAAAACGGTACGTTGGCTCTGTGCCCAGGCGCTAGCACAACCTGTGTATGGCCCGATGTGGGAGGTAGATTTTTGTCTTCAGTTCTTGAATGGTCTGGATTGGCCGTCAGAGGCGACGCAGGTTGAGGCATCAATTCGTCAGTTGAAAGACGGGTTCAAGGCACTGGCTGCGTATCAAGATGTGAAAGCTCTGGCCATGGCTAAGAGCTTGGCTGAAGTCCCTGAGTTGACCCTGGAAGAAAAGGCAGAACTCCACTACTGGATCGGAACGGTTCATTTGTATCAGGAAGGGCGTTTGGCACCTGCTCTGGAAGAACTTGAACAGGCCCTGGACTGCAACCAAAAACTCAGGGCTGCCCAATCAAACACCTCAGAGAAAGAGCGAAAAATTAATGCTGATGCAGCACGAATCCATGCTGCGATCGCAGATGTTTATGCGCCTAATCCTTCTGTAGCTCGCTACGATCTGGCTCTCAGGCACGCTGAAATGGCGCGAGATCTGGCTCCCGATCGAGTGACTGGCTATCTTGCTTTAGGTAATACCTACGCCGCTCAAGAAAAGTGGCATCAAGCAGAAGAATTTTACAAGGAAGCAACTAGAGTTGAGCCAGAGAATGCTGATGGCTATTGGGCACTCAGTAGAGTTTATCAAGCCACCAAGCAAGTGGACAAGGCGCGAGCCCACATTAAAAAAGCTGTCAAAAAAGATTGCAGCTACTATTACGATGCATTGATCCGCAGGGGAGACACATACTTTGGTGTCCGGCAGTTTGACGAGGCTAGAAAAAAATATAGCCAAGCGAAAAAAGAATTCCCCGATCGCATTGACGCATACATCGCTTTAGCTCAACTATATTCTAGCTACGGGAGTATGTATCCCAATGTGGGGCAGTCAGACCGGGCAGAAAGGCTTTATCAAGAAGCGATTAAGAAGGCTCCCGATATGGCTGATGGATATACGGCTCTGGCAACAATGTACGAGAACCAGGGAAAGTGGGAACGTGCGATTCATATTTGCCAGCAAGCCATAGAGAAGGGAGTGAATAACCAGAAACAAATTTATCTCATTCTTAGCCGAATCTATCGTCAACAGGATCGCTTATGTGATTTGATAAAAACCCAAAACACAATCGTTGCAGATCCCTTATGTGGTGATGCTTTTGAGAAGTATGCGGCTTGTTGTGCTGTAGGTGACGCTTACTTGGCTAAGGCTTGGAAACTAAGAAGTGGCCCTGGAGCGCAAGGGGGTAATCCTGAGCAACAGACTAAGTTTAAAGCTTTAGCCAGAGAACAGTTTGAAAAGGCATTACAAGTTGATGACCACCGTGCCTGGGCTTATTTATCCCTGGTTCGTTTGGCAGTATTGTGCAAAGATGAGTCAGAGATTCAGAAGTGGAAAGCGCAGGTCAGGGAGAAAGTGCCTTGGGCGCAATATGATCTTTTAGTCGGTTTAGGAGAAGCTTACAAAGATAACTTTCAGGGTGAAGCTTCTGAAAAATGTCTGAAAGATGCAATCGCTATGGCTCATGAATGTGAGCATGATTGTAAAATCGCCTGGAGTGATCTTGCCAACCTCTATCAATGGCAAGGCAATTTAACTGCTTGTGAGGATGCCTGGCAACATCTCGTCGAAGCTGATCCGACGTTGCAGTATGAGCGTTTTATTACCTTAGGCCAAGCCTTTGGCAGTGTCGGGAACGACCAAAAAGCGCGTGAGCTTTATGAGGCAGCAAAAGCTTTAGAATCCAAAACCGCTGATGCCTATCTGTATCTAGCAGTGCTGGATGAACAAGCGGGAGATTGGGGTGCGGCTGTGAAAAATTATTACAGAGCAGCAACTTTAGCACCAGACTTTGCAGCATTTTGCTATGGAAGCATTTCAAATATCTACTGGAAGCAGCAAGACTATGACAATGCTAAATCTTTCGCTGAAATTGCCATCCAATTTGATGCAGAACAAGTTGATGGTCATCTTGCGCTGGCCAAGGCTAACATTATGCAGTCTGCTTTAGAGGCTATTCAAACTAATAGAAGGCTTTTAGAGTCAGGAGTCTCTCCTGATGAACTTGATAAAATCTATCGTTCTAGCTTGGACTTTGTTCAACCAGATAGGAAGCGATTGGATAAATGGTTCTCTGCTGATGAACTCTACAATTTTGACCTTGAGATCGCCAACTTTTTTAACTCAGAGTTGCAAGCTTATCAAATCGCTCAGGAACTTTACGAAAAACTTATCGAATGCACCCCTAAAAATAATCAGAAGCCTGATTCCTACATTGGCCTAGCACAGGCAATGCTGGCACAGAAGCAGCCTCAAGAAGCAACGAATCTCCTGGTCTTCTGGTGGAAATGGTATTTAAAGATACAGAAAGAGCGACCCCTGAAACCGGAGGTGCTTGACTTTTGGTCTATTAGTCTTGCTTATCACCTCACATCCAGAAGCAGCGAAGCAACAAGACAATACTGGTCACTGATTCATCGGTATTTAACTCAAGCCTTAAAGATCGATGGTGTCAATGTCAATGCGTATGTGACCCTGGGTAATTTTTACTTTGCAAAAGGCGATTTGAAGAAGGGACTAAATGCATATAAATGGGTCTATGAAATAGAGCCGACGCAAAAATATAATGCCTATTTGGCAATGGGAAATGCCTGTGAAGCCAACCGGCATTTTCAAGATGCCAGGGAGTATTATCAAAAAGCAATTGATTTAGCTCCGTGGAGGCAAGCTGCCTATATTAACCTCGCTGTTCTGCTGATTGAATGGGAGAAACACAATGAAGCAAAGCAGGTCTTTAGAGCCGCCAATCAAGCTGCTGGCTTGAGCTATTCCCAATGGGCTTCTCATTTCGAGAGCATCGGTAAGCTGGATGAGGCGATCAGACTCTGTTGTCTTGGAGAACAAGAGGGGTCAGAGCAAGAACAGCGAGAAACTTGCAAGTGTGAGCTGAAACTTTTGGTTCAACATGGAAGAGCAGAAGATGCCTTTCGGATATGCCGTGAGATACCCTCTGAACAAGCGAAACTCAAGTACGAGTTATACCTTTCAACCGGCGATTCTCTAATTGAACTGGGTGATTTCTACATTAGCCAGCAAAGATCTGATGCCGCTGAACGGGCTTATGATCAGGCAGAGCGTGCCTATGGACGGGCAATTCGAGAAAATTCAGATCTCCCGGATGCCTACCTGCGTTTAGGGCAACTATTGGCAGATCGCAACCGTCTGGATGAAGCCCTGAAAGTTTGCAATCAAATGGCACAACGATCTGAACGTAACCAATACAGTGCTTTTATATCGCAGGGAAATTTGTGGGCTACCAAGGAACAATATGAGGAGGCAAAAGATGCGTATCAGCAGGCAATTACTCTAGACCCAGATTGCCCGGATGCCTATCGTTATCTTGCTCAACTTTATGAAGGTCTTCAACATTTTGAAGATGCTATCCAATTTTACCAAAAAGCAATAGACGTATCTCCTGAAAAAGCACAAATATTACCCTGGTATCAAGAACTTGGCGATCTATTCGTTCAGCAGCAACGATTTTCTGAAGCTGCAGAAGCCTTACAACAAGCAGTTCAGCATAGTAATAAAGATAGTGATAAAGAGAATCAGGAAAATGCACAATTCAGCTTGGGTGAAGCCTATTTTTATTGGGGTAATGATTATGAACAGCAATGGGAATTTGATCGAGTGCATCCCAGTTTTGTAAGACTCATTTTGAGAATTGCCCATTAAGGTAAGCACAGCGTTGCTTCAGCACCTGTGGTACGTTACCCTTTTCCCACTGCGCCCCCGATATCTTGACGCGCCGCCCGACTTGTTTGACCGTTGATTCAATTGCACCAGAACCAATGGAAATGCCTTCGGCTTGATAATAGCCATAGTTGACAATCCGCTGTCGATGCTTGTTGAGATAGGCAATGAAAGTCGCAACCCGCTCGTGTTGCCAATCCTCAAACTGGATGATCGCTCCCTCGACATCGCCCTGCCACAAGCAGGCTTCCACCACCGCTAAACGTTGCTGGGAACCACCCACCTTGCCCAAATTCTCGATGAGGTGATACCAATCCAAAATCTCCCGTCTTTGGGTCGTGGTGCCGATCTGGGCATAAATATTCCAGATCCCATCGTGCCCATCTCCTAAGCAAGTGAGCGGGTCAGACAAGGGTTGAGGGTTGACCCAGTTAACCAATTGCTCGTTATCCTGGAAAAAAGCAGCCACACAGCACTCGTGCAGATTCACCCCCTTGTAATCTCGCCATTCACTCGGTTGTCCTTGAGGGGTTCGCAATCGTACTTTGCCGCCGTCTACACTCATCTCCTCAACCACTCCTGCCACTTGCGGTAACTCGAAGGTTTGACGA from Leptodesmis sichuanensis A121 includes:
- a CDS encoding tetratricopeptide repeat protein, which produces MSSGLTEAEISFISITSEILQNVAQNDNAFYRAVFVCSIPRWLNRDVIAGMCIPEVEEFSAEEILEKVQSLPFCQSHSTRQSTWVLNPLFRDYLINNQSNTEQKKLHSRAATVFKQLLDAKRLSSEKKFQDLDWQEIATEWVYHLLHVNPDEGLKTVRWLCAQALAQPVYGPMWEVDFCLQFLNGLDWPSEATQVEASIRQLKDGFKALAAYQDVKALAMAKSLAEVPELTLEEKAELHYWIGTVHLYQEGRLAPALEELEQALDCNQKLRAAQSNTSEKERKINADAARIHAAIADVYAPNPSVARYDLALRHAEMARDLAPDRVTGYLALGNTYAAQEKWHQAEEFYKEATRVEPENADGYWALSRVYQATKQVDKARAHIKKAVKKDCSYYYDALIRRGDTYFGVRQFDEARKKYSQAKKEFPDRIDAYIALAQLYSSYGSMYPNVGQSDRAERLYQEAIKKAPDMADGYTALATMYENQGKWERAIHICQQAIEKGVNNQKQIYLILSRIYRQQDRLCDLIKTQNTIVADPLCGDAFEKYAACCAVGDAYLAKAWKLRSGPGAQGGNPEQQTKFKALAREQFEKALQVDDHRAWAYLSLVRLAVLCKDESEIQKWKAQVREKVPWAQYDLLVGLGEAYKDNFQGEASEKCLKDAIAMAHECEHDCKIAWSDLANLYQWQGNLTACEDAWQHLVEADPTLQYERFITLGQAFGSVGNDQKARELYEAAKALESKTADAYLYLAVLDEQAGDWGAAVKNYYRAATLAPDFAAFCYGSISNIYWKQQDYDNAKSFAEIAIQFDAEQVDGHLALAKANIMQSALEAIQTNRRLLESGVSPDELDKIYRSSLDFVQPDRKRLDKWFSADELYNFDLEIANFFNSELQAYQIAQELYEKLIECTPKNNQKPDSYIGLAQAMLAQKQPQEATNLLVFWWKWYLKIQKERPLKPEVLDFWSISLAYHLTSRSSEATRQYWSLIHRYLTQALKIDGVNVNAYVTLGNFYFAKGDLKKGLNAYKWVYEIEPTQKYNAYLAMGNACEANRHFQDAREYYQKAIDLAPWRQAAYINLAVLLIEWEKHNEAKQVFRAANQAAGLSYSQWASHFESIGKLDEAIRLCCLGEQEGSEQEQRETCKCELKLLVQHGRAEDAFRICREIPSEQAKLKYELYLSTGDSLIELGDFYISQQRSDAAERAYDQAERAYGRAIRENSDLPDAYLRLGQLLADRNRLDEALKVCNQMAQRSERNQYSAFISQGNLWATKEQYEEAKDAYQQAITLDPDCPDAYRYLAQLYEGLQHFEDAIQFYQKAIDVSPEKAQILPWYQELGDLFVQQQRFSEAAEALQQAVQHSNKDSDKENQENAQFSLGEAYFYWGNDYEQQWEFDRVHPSFVRLILRIAH
- a CDS encoding ISKra4 family transposase (programmed frameshift), encoding MDAEKKAQIQAHARALAALLYEETDPEQVKTLAGIEVAVRGHLLEHVGPELGGFFIATSSGTTSGRKRSLDSIVGRLHLSEKQAQILEVKAYTRWSPYLEQCCLLLSANESYERAAEDIEVLTGVKVTHSTQQRLVHRQTFELPQVAGVVEEMSVDGGKVRLRTPQGQPSEWRDYKGVNLHECCVAAFFQDNEQLVNWVNPQPLSDPLTCLGDGHDGIWNIYAQIGTTTQRREILDWYHLIENLGKVGGSQQRLAVVEACLWQGDVEGAIIQFEDWQHERVATFIAYLNKHRQRIVNYGYYQAEGISIGSGAIESTVKQVGRRVKISGAQWEKGNVPQVLKQRCAYLNGQFSK